A stretch of Ipomoea triloba cultivar NCNSP0323 chromosome 13, ASM357664v1 DNA encodes these proteins:
- the LOC116002541 gene encoding transcription factor IBH1-like 1, with product MQTAISSVKEEFLKKWIKGLQTYDACKREMSVTERKNAIKLSADIAMASTTTTTTKQCPPAIWRRSVMAAMKSKHAAAEMNWKKSRRMRRRCLMKRIRRGKRKASNSKYKAAASCSAKRLVKKRSAVLKGLIPGGECMEDDNTLIKETLDYILALRLQVDVMRHLASASSSS from the coding sequence ATGCAGACTGCAATTAGTTCAGTGAAAGAAGAATTTCTGAAGAAATGGATAAAAGGTCTCCAAACGTACGACGCTTGCAAGAGGGAAATGAGCGTAACGGAGAGGAAGAACGCCATAAAGCTATCGGCGGATATAGCCATggcctccaccaccaccaccaccactaaacAGTGTCCGCCGGCGATTTGGCGACGCTCAGTAATGGCGGCGATGAAATCCAAACACGCGGCGGCGGAGATGAATTGGAAGAAAAGCCGCCGCATGCGCAGGAGATGTTTGATGAAACGCATTCGTCGTGGAAAGCGTAAGGCTTCAAATTCAAAGTATAAAGCGGCGGCGAGTTGCAGTGCAAAGAGACTGGTGAAGAAGAGAAGCGCAGTTCTGAAAGGACTTATTCCGGGAGGAGAATGCATGGAAGATGATAACACTTTGATCAAAGAAACCCTAGATTACATACTCGCCCTGCGACTTCAAGTTGACGTTATGCGCCACCTTGCCTCTGCCTCTTCCTCCTCGTAG